The DNA window GGCCGTCCTGCCGGACCTGGAATCCCTCCCGGCGGTCCCGGGAGGGGCTGGCGGCCCCGCAGGTGCACACCCAGCTCGTGCCGCCCTTGCGGCTGTTGCGGGTGGTGATCACGACCTCGTAGCCGCCGCCGACCCGCAGGGTCTCCGTCGCACCCATCCCGGTCACCGCCCCACCGGGGTGGCGGCGCCGAACTCGCGCAGCGCCTGCCGCAGGGCCTCGGCCGGGTCCGGGCCGTACAGGCCGGGGCGGGCGCTGATCTCCTGGAAGGTCAGCAGCCCCGCCGGCCGCGCCACGAACAGCGGGCCGTAGTTCCGCCAGGCGTACTGCGCGCCCATGTGCCCGGCCCGCCACGTGCCCGAGAGCCGGTCCCACGTGAACCGGTACTCCACCAGGGCGTGCGACGGGTGCCAGGGCGCCGGCCGGAGCTCCACCACCGAGTAGTAGGTCACGCCCTCCCGGATCGACCGGGCGAACCGGGCCTCCTCGCTGGCCGCCATCCGGCGCGCCTTCGCCGTCGTCAGCACGTCGTCCAACTTGTCGATGAATCCCACGAGCACTCCTCCGTCTTGCGGTTCGGGGCCGGTCTGTCCGGTCCTCCACCCGGCACGGCAGCAGCGCCGCCGTGCCGGACTGGGGGGCCGTCAGCTCCGGCGCGCGGAGCAGCCGTCGGCGTGGGCCTGGGCCGCCGCCGACAGATCAGCGCGCTTCATGGCCACGTAGTCCGTGCCCTCGGTGTCGCAGCCGTCGCACCACCAGGTGCGGAACGAGGTGAACCGCCGGTCCGCCGCGTGGACCGCCGCGCCGCCGCGGGTCGGCCACGTGATGCCCGAGGCCGTCAGGTTCTTGGGGAGCTGGGTCGCCATGTCTGTCTCCTCCGTCGTGCGGTTCGGGGCCGGTCTGTCCGGTCCTCCACCCGGCACGGCAGCAGCGCCGCCGTGCCGGACTGGGGGGCCGTCAGCTCCGGCGCGCGGAGCAGCCGTCGGCGTGGGCCTGCGCCGCCCGGACCAGGAGCGCCCGCTCCTTGTCCAGGTAGATCGGGCCCTCCGTGGCGCAGCCGCCGCACCACCAGGTCGAGAGGGAACCGCTGGTCGCCGCCATGTGCACGGTGGCGCCGGTGCGGGTCTGCCAGGTGATGTCCGCCGGGGTGAGATGCGAGGGGAGAGTCATCGCGTCTGTCCTATTCGTGGGGGTGTGGTGGGTGGTCGAGGCCCCGGTCGCCCACCGGTCGCTGCCCCGATTTGCCCGGGTATGGCGGGTGGTCGGAGAGGGGCCGGGGGTGGTCGCGCGGACCAGGTCGAGCACCGCGCGACCAGGGGCCATACCGGTTGATTTCGGGCGCCGACCGGGGGTCGACCGGGGTCATGACCGGGGGATTTGGCCCTATTTGCCGTGCTGGGCGAGCGCCTGGTCGAGCTGCTCGCGGGTGTAGCCGTTGGGGTTGGCCATGCCGTCTATGGCGCCGAGCTTCCGGGTGGTGCCGGCGCCCGCGTCCCGCAGCCGGGCCTGGAGCTGAGCGCCGGTCAGGCCCTCGTACCGGTCGTCGGGGTGCGCTGCGGTCAGCAGCTCGACCAGGCGGTCGGTGCGGGCCCGGTCGACGCCCGCCCCGTCGAGGACAGCGATCGCGTCGGCCAGCAGGATGCGGGCGGCTGCGACGGCCGGGTCGACGGTGCCGTGGGTGGTCGCGTCGCCGGTCAGCGTCCCGGCGGCCTCGCGCAGCGTGCGGCCGCGCAGGCAGATCTCCTTGAACTCCGGCAGGTCGATCACGTCGGCCTTGAGCGTGACGTGGCCTTCCTCGCCGCCCTGGTCCAGGACGACGACGCCCTTGGAGTCCTCGGTGAGCATGTGCGGGGCGGCGCCGCCGGCCACCGCGTCGTCGCCGAGCACCATCTTGGCGGAGCGGTCGCCCTTCACCCGGCAGCTCGCCCTCTTCGCGCAGACCTCCCGCAGCGCGGTCGGCACGCTGTTGGCGTCCGGGCGCTGGGTGATGAACACGCCCATCCCGCCGACGAACCTCGTCACCCTCACGTAGCGGGCGAAGGACTCGACCAGCACGTCCTTGCCCGACCGGGTCGGGGTGCGGCCGGGCTTGTCGGAGTCGGCGTTGTCGTCGTCGACCGCGACGCGAACCAGCGCGGCGCCATCCAGCAGCTCCTGGAGCTCGTCCACCACCAGGAGCACCGGCCCCATCCCGGCGGCGGCCAGCGCCGGGGTGATCTTCCCCTCGGGGGCCTGGTCGGGGTCGGTCTCGTACAGCTCCTCCAGCGTCGTGCCCCGGTCCTGCATCTCCTCGATGGTCCCCTCCATCACCGCCAGGACCTCGCGGATGATGTCCGGGGTAGCGCCCGCGATGTACCGGTGGGCGATGTGCTTGAGCGGGGCCCAGTCCGGGCCGGTCTTGCCGGTCACCACGATGATCCGCACCGTCGGGTCCAGCGCCGCCGCGGCGGCGACCAGGCGGGCGAAGTACGACTTCCCGTAGCCCATCAAGCCGCCGACCATCAGCGAGGACCACAGCAGGTGCATGACCTGCCGCGCGCCCCGAGCGTCCGCGCCCAGCGGCACGCCCTGGTGCCAGAAATCCCAGACCGGGGCGTCGATCAGCGCGGACGGGGTCTTGGCCTTGCCGTAGGGGGAGTCGGAGTTGGCGACCCACAGCCGGACCCGGCCCTCGTGCCCGTCCTCGCCCGAGTCCTGCGTCATCTCGATCCGGACCCGCTTCAAGCGCAGCGCGGACGCCAGCTCCTCCACGCGGGAGGTGGCGGCCGCCGCCTTGACCCCGCGGGGGAGTTCCACCGTGGCCGTCCAACCCGGGCCGTCCTCGCGCAGGCCGCCGACCGTGTGCGTCTCGGGGATCTGCTCGCTGCGGATGATCCCGGCCTTCGCGAACGCGGTCACCAGGTCGAGCTCGCCACGGACCCGGGCAGCGTCGCGCTTGGCCAGATCCACCGGCGTCACGAACGGCGGGACCACGCTGGTCACGCCCTCCTCCGTCCGGGAGTCCGGCGCGGCAGCAGTAGTCGCGGCCTGCGCCTGGTCGGCGGCCGGGGCCTGCTGCTGACCGGCGCCGACAGCCTGGCCCTCCTCCTGCTGGTCCTGCGGGCGACCCATGACCCACACCGTGATGAGCGCGGCCAGCAGCTCAAGCGGGGCGATGACCGGCTCGTGCGCGGTCGCGGTCAGCACCGCGTACCCTGCAGCGAGCACGATCCCGATCCGGGTTCCCCGGCGGCGCCACCGCAGATGGGTGATGTCGCGGCGGGTGATCGCGTCGACCACCAGCTCCGGCCCGGCCTGGGCGACCGACCCGAGCGCGAGCCCCATCCGGGCGGCCCCGTCCGCGTCGCCCTCCTCGGCCTCCGCCGTGACCGCCCTGCGGAGCTTGCGCAGGTCTCGCTGCTGAGCCCCGATCGCCCGCTCATTGCGGCGGTCGCGGTCGACCGCGACCTCGGCGAGCGCCGTCTCCAGGTCGTCCAGCTCGGCCGCCATCAGCCACGCCGCGCCCGCCGCCTGCAGCCGGGACCAGCCGGTGCCCAGCCGCGCCACCGCCTGCACCCACCAGCCGTCCGCCTCCTGCTCGGCCGGCGGTGCGGCCTGCGGCGGGACCGGCGAGAGCGTCACCGGCGCCGGCGGGACGCTCGGCATCGGCGGAACCGCCGCCGTCGTCGTGTCGAGTGCCATGTCGTCAGCCCTCCAGGGCCTGGTAGGGGCGGCGGCCCGGCCGGGCCGCCGCAGGAGCGCCGTCTCAGCCCGCGATGCCGCCGGCGACGTTGGACACGGCGGTGACGCCGGTGTTGACCAGGGAGGTCGACAGGCCGCCCAGCACGGAGGTCGACAGGGACACGCCGAGGGCGAAGGAGACGATCAGCCACAGCCACTTCTGGCCGTGGTGCTTGGCCGCGTACCAGACCAGGAACCCGAGGATGATCACGCCGGTCGTCCCGGCCGCGATCCCGGCACCGGACTGGCTGACCTGCTGAGGGGCGGTGGTGGTGTAGGTCGCGGGGGAAGCCGGCTGAACGACCGCGGCCTGCTCGGCGGGCACCGCGGTGCCCGCGACGGCGGCGACCGCCTGGTGGTGCTCGGCCGCCGTGGCGGTGCCGGCCAGACCGAGGATGCCGACGGTGGCAGCGGAGACGACGATGGTGCGAACGGTGGTGTGCACGGTGGGTCCTTCCGGATCTGCGGTGCGGGTCAGGGGGGTGGTGCGGTGTCAGGGGGGCGCGGCCTACCGGCCGTCGCGGTGGTCCTCGCTGCGCTCGTTCGCCTTGCGGACCTTGTCCGCCAGCGCCTTGCGCTCCGCGTCGGTCACGACTGACTCACCGACTCGGCATCGGCAGGGGCCGCCTTCGCGCGCAGCGCGGACAGGCTCATCTGGCGACGGGCTCCGGGGCTGTACTGGACGTCACCGCGACGGCGCGTGGGGGGGGTTCCACCGTTGCGCTTACGGCCGTCCTCACCCGGCGTACGGGGCGCCTTGGGGGCACCCTCACCGGAGGGGTCCATTTGGGATTCGACCTGCGAACTCTCACCCTTCACGGGGTCGTCCAGCGGGCCGTTCTGCGCCACCCGCACGGCCCTCCGCGCGGTACGCCGCCCCGCGATCGTGACCGCCGTCGAGCCGACCTCCGCGCCGTGGATCTCGTCCCACGCGCGCCGGTAGGTCTTCTCACTCGGGACGACCTCGCCCAGCGCCGCCGCGAGGTACTCCGCCCGCTCCCACACGCTCTGGTCGCGGTCCGCCCGGGCCGCGTTGACCCGCTTCACCCGGCGGGCCTCAGCCCGAGCGGTACGGGCCTCGGCCCGGCGGGCCCGCCACGGCTTGCGGCCCTCGCGCTTGGCGATCCGGCCATGCTCGTGCAGGTCCCAGATCATCGGACCCGCGATCGAACAGAACGCACCGCCCAGCCCGGTGGCCATCCCGTACGCCGCGCTGCCGTGCAGGTAGTTCACCGACGCGGCGAAGCTCGCGCCGCCTCCGGCAAGGAGCCGGTAGAGCCAGGCCGGCCGGTCGTCGTCGATGGCGGCCTGCGCACCGGCCAGCAGAGCCCAGGCGATCCCCTCGATCACCAGCGGCGCCACGGCCAGGAACGGCGCCTTCTTCGAGTAGAACGCCATGACCTGGAGCGGCAGCGAGACCACCACGCAGACGACCGCGATGCCCAGCGCCGCCCGCTTCCACGTCGTCGCAGACCTCTCAGCGCGGGCCCGGCCGGCTGCCTGCTCCCGGCGGGCGGTCGCCCGCTGCTCCCGGTCGTCCTCGGCCGCCGCCAGCTCCGCCTCGATCTCGCGCTGCGCGCGGGCCGCAGCCTTCTGCGCCGACAGCTCCTGGCGGGCCGCGGCCTCGCGGTTCTTGATGCGGGCGGCCTCGGCCTCCGCCTCCACCACGGAGGCTCGGGCCAGGCCCTCCGCGTACGTCTCGGTCTCGCCCTGCGGGCGGATCTCGGTGACCGTCACCGCGCACCCCCCGCCCGGCGGTACGCGTAGGCGCCCAGCAGCATCCCGACAAGCAGCGGCTGCGCGGCCGCCCACACCGCCACCGCCGCCACCGGCACCAGCACCGCGTGCGGCAGAGCCGGGACCAGGAGCAGCAGCCCGATCAGGACGGCCAGCGCGATCCACCGCTGAGCCGAAGTCATCGACCGCACGGCGGTCAACAGCGTCTTCATGCCGCCACCGCCAACTCGGCCAGCGCCTCCAGCCGCGCGACCGCGACGTCCTCGGCAGCCGGGGCCGCCGGCAGCTTCCGCTCCTCGAACCAGTCCCCGAAGTCCGCCGGCGACTCGGTCGACCGGGCCTGGCGGAAGTGGTCGGCGAGCCGCCGGTTCCCGATCGACACCAGCAGCGCGAAGGCGCCCTCCTGGCGGATCGGGCGGTCCGCGTACGTCCGGAGCAGGGACACGAACGTCTCGGACGCGATGTCCTCGGCCAGGTGCCAGTCACGGCGCCCCAACCGGTTGTACAGGTAGCGGGTCAAGTGCTCGCTGTGCAGCGCGAACACCTCAGCCGGCACGACCGTAGCCGCCCGGGGGGTGTCCTGACCTGCGGGCTCGGGCAGAATGATGCCCACGGTGGTTCCTCCTCGGTGTCTCGAGTCGGGGCCGCCCGCTGCGGGCCCGGGGTCTCATCCCGGCCCGCAGTGCCGTTTCAGGCATGGCGGTAGTGCAAATCCACCTCTCTCCGGGGAGCCATCCCCGTCGATCGGTGGTACACCAGGAAGGTAGACCACCATCGGCCCGTCGCGCTACCAGTAGCGCGAATGAAGCCGTAAAGTACCCTTGTGGGTGTACCGCTGCACCCACCACGACGAGATCAGGGAGGGGAGACCAGATATGGCCGATAACACCGGATATGCACAAATCGCTGCTTACTACCGTCAGCAGATCCAGGACGGAACGCTGAGGCCCGGTGCCACCATGCCGTCACTACGGCAGGTGTGTGACCAGTTCGGCGTGGCACAGACGACGGCCAACAGGGCCTTCAGGAAACTCAAGATGGAGGGCTTGACGCTCCCCCACCCTGGTGTCGGCACCGTGGTGGTGGGCCCTCAAAGCAACAGCATCTCCACGCGCGTACGACTCCACGAGACCACTGGCAGGGCACTCGGCGGCGGGGAGACCTCCACGATCCTCGAAGTGGGGACAACCGGCGCGGAAGACCTCATCGCCGCAAGGCTGGACGTAGTACCAGGGACACCAGTGCACGTGCGCCGGCGAGTGGTCAGCCGCGAAGGTGTACCAGTACACATGAGCAGCTCCTACTACCCCGGCTACGTGATGGCGGTAACCCCCGAGCTTGCTGAACCAGTTTCGACTGGAGGGTCACGTGAGCTCGCCGCCGAACGACTGGGAGTAGCTCAGGAGCAGGTCCTCGAGGAGGTCACCGCACGGCTCGCCACCGAGACGGAGAAGGCAGCACTCGGCTTGACCGCCGGCGACATCATCGTGACCCAGGTAGTGCGAACAGTGACACTCGCCGACGGGCGCGTCGTCGAGGTGGCCGTTAAGGTCACCGGGGGCTCGACCATCCTCCGCTGGACGACCCCCCTCAACGCCTGACCGTAAGACAGAGAGGGCCCGCACCGATCGGTGCGGGCCCTTTCTGCTGCCATGACCTGCCGTGATACTCCTCGCACACGGGGGAGGCGTATCACTCGTGTGACTGGTGCGACCTCGCCTGGCGCAAAATCAGGGCCTTCTGCACCCGGTCCGCTTGGCCGGCCGCAGCCTCCAGTAGCGCGGCGACCACCAGGTGTTTGGGAAGCCGGGTGGTGTGGTGGATGTCGTCGACCGCGGCCTGGAACGTCTCGGCGGCCCCGGTCGACACGTACCAGGAGCGGCGGGTCAGGGCCTTCCTCTGCGCGTCCCGCGCACTCGCCGCTGCCGCCTTCCGGTCCCGCTCGACGGCTTCCCGAGTCACCTCGGGCTCGTCGTCGTCGTCGGCCGGCGGGGCGAACGTCACGGGCCTGACCATCAGGCCACCGCCTTCTCGATAAGGCCAACCTCTGCCGCCAGGTCCGGCACGTCGAGGAAGTCCGTGGGCACCTGACCGTAGGCCCGCTGGTAGGCCACCCGCTTGAACAGCTCGGTGTCGCACAACGGGTACTCACCGCCCAGCTGCTCGCGCGCCTCCTTCGGCAGCGACGTCCGGTGATCCGTGCGGGAGAGCACCACGTACGCCTCGAATCCCCCGACCGTGGAGCCCGCCGCGGCGTTGCCCGCCGACTTCCAGGTGGCCGGCAGCTTCCGCGTCTCGGACGGATCGGCACCCACCGGCACCAGGAGACGGTGGGCGCGGGTCAGCGCGGCCTCGAACACGGCCGGGTTGCCACCGCCGATGTCCGCGAGCACGTGGTCGACCTCCTCCACCGCCCCGTCGATGTACTCATCCACGTCGGCGAAGGGGTGCCGGACCACCTCCAGCCCAGCCGGCCAACCCGGACCGGGCGCCTTCCCCTCCGTCCTCGCCTTCTCCCAGGCCCGCTTCGCGTCCCGCTGCCAGTCGTACGCGGTCTGACTGACCGTGTCTCCGTCGACCACCCGCACGCTCTTCCCCCGCGACGCGACGTAGAACGCCAGCATCATCGCCAGCCTGGTTTTGCCCACCCCGCCCTTGAGCGTCCCCACGACCGTCACCTGTGCGGCCACCACTCCACCTCCACCTGCTCCTGGCGGCCGCCACCACCGACGGCCTGCTCCGCCCAGACCGTACCGTGCGACGCCTCCCCCTCCTCATACACGTCGCACCCGTGCGACACCTCCCCCTCCTCATACGCGTATCACTCAAGGTCAGGCCCGTGCCCCGGCGGCATCCCGCCGGGGTTTACATGGCGGACCGTCACCCGGCCGCGGGTCGTGGGGGCTACGTCCAGGAGGGCTGGCTGCGGGGAGGGGGGTCCGGGCTGGGGCCGTGGCGCCGCCTGGCGGGCCCGTGGAAGGCGGGCGCCGTACCCCCGCCGTCCCGGACGCGCCCGCGCGAGGCGACCGTCCCTACGGCCGTGGCGGGCGGGGAGCTCCTGCTGCCGCGCAGTGGTGCCGGCCGCCGTGGTCGCTCCGCGTCGGCGCGACACCACCGGGGCGCGCGAGCACGTCGAACCGCAAACGCACCAAGCCGTCACTGTGACGGCTTGAAGAGCCAGCGCCTCGACGAGGGCCGGTGGTCAGCTCGGGTTGTTGGCCGGCGCCGCGGACTCGGCGACCGCCAGGCGCTGCTCCATCTCCAGCCGCCGGCGCGCCTCGAACGCGCGCTGCCGGTGGCTGCGCCGGCAGTACAGCCGCGGCGCCCGCGTGCCGAGCTGGTCGACAGCCTCTCCACACCACTCGCACGGCCTGGTCCTCGGGGTGTACGGCAACTCCTCAGTCATCCCCCGACGCTACCAAGCCGTCACCGTGACGGCTTACGGCGTGGTACCTACGGATACCCCGCCCTCGGGCGGGAGGATGAGCCCATGACCGACCACCCGATCCCCGAGCCGACACCCGGCGACACCGCGCGCCTGGACCAGGTGGCCGCGCACTGGCGGCAGCTTCCGCCGGCCGACCGCGCCGCCGTCGAGCAGCTGCGCGCCACACCGTCCGACACCACCGGCGAGGCCGTGATGCGCGCGCTCGCCAACGTCGGCTTCGACACCACGGGGGAGAAGTGACCGGCCCTCGGCGCCGCCTCGGGACCGGCCCGACCACCCCGGCCGCCACCGACCTGGAGGCCACTGGCGCCCACCGGCTGCCCGTGGAACTCGCCCTCCAAGAGGGGCCGCAGGGGCCTCCCGCCACCACGCCGGTCTCCACCGGCAGACGCGCCCTCGGCACCGGACTCACGGCGCACAGCGAGTAGGTTCGCGGTGGGTTTTGCGGCGGGTTTCGCGGGAGGTGTCGCGGCGGGTTTCGTGGGGGGGTTCAGTGCCCGAGTGCAACCCCCGCCGTCGTCGCAGGCCCCCCCCGAGTGCAATCGGGGGGGCCTGCGACACCTCTCCCCACGGGGAAGAGGCTCCACTTCGGAACTTCCGGCCAGGCACCAGCGCGAGCAAGTTATCGGCTTGGATACTCCACTCCACCGGGGGGTGAAGCGGGGCGCGGCGGGAGGCTGCGGCGCGCCTACTTCTTCTTGGGGGTGGTGTCGATGGTGAGGTCTCCGGTGGCAACCTCCTTGAGCCTCTGCATGTCGAGGAAAACGAA is part of the Actinacidiphila yeochonensis CN732 genome and encodes:
- a CDS encoding ParA family protein, giving the protein MAAQVTVVGTLKGGVGKTRLAMMLAFYVASRGKSVRVVDGDTVSQTAYDWQRDAKRAWEKARTEGKAPGPGWPAGLEVVRHPFADVDEYIDGAVEEVDHVLADIGGGNPAVFEAALTRAHRLLVPVGADPSETRKLPATWKSAGNAAAGSTVGGFEAYVVLSRTDHRTSLPKEAREQLGGEYPLCDTELFKRVAYQRAYGQVPTDFLDVPDLAAEVGLIEKAVA
- a CDS encoding RNA polymerase sigma factor; its protein translation is MGIILPEPAGQDTPRAATVVPAEVFALHSEHLTRYLYNRLGRRDWHLAEDIASETFVSLLRTYADRPIRQEGAFALLVSIGNRRLADHFRQARSTESPADFGDWFEERKLPAAPAAEDVAVARLEALAELAVAA
- a CDS encoding GntR family transcriptional regulator — its product is MYRCTHHDEIREGRPDMADNTGYAQIAAYYRQQIQDGTLRPGATMPSLRQVCDQFGVAQTTANRAFRKLKMEGLTLPHPGVGTVVVGPQSNSISTRVRLHETTGRALGGGETSTILEVGTTGAEDLIAARLDVVPGTPVHVRRRVVSREGVPVHMSSSYYPGYVMAVTPELAEPVSTGGSRELAAERLGVAQEQVLEEVTARLATETEKAALGLTAGDIIVTQVVRTVTLADGRVVEVAVKVTGGSTILRWTTPLNA